In Fodinicola acaciae, the following proteins share a genomic window:
- a CDS encoding family 20 glycosylhydrolase, producing the protein MARTSRRAALALVVGLLLGMAVAATPAQAATLPAVIPALRQWTAAGGTDFQLTPSSRLVADAALSATASTFESDLEALLGRDVQRAVTAQPGDIVLSLDANAPAQPEAYALTVGSTLVIRARADAGVFNGTRTVLQLLHQQATLPAGTATDWPASPERGFSIDLARKFFTVPWLQRQIKDLAYLKLNLLHLHLTDNEAFRLESTTVPAAVAAEHYTKQQIADLVALAGRYHLTVVPEIDMPSHLAAVIDKYPQYAVKPATRGAIDIGNQAARDLLANIVREYLPLFPGPYWDIGADEYVSDYSAYPSLVDWAHQHYGANAPAIDTFYDFVNSMAALVKPYGRTLRMWNDQLTTAAHPEVALTPGIVVDYWTGARADLLGPDTLVANGHPVMNASWAATIDGVAHTVLYYVLGNAKPDTAILYERWNPLMFDGGRTLSQANAGGLRGAQLNVWCDSPREQTEDQVADGIRPTLRVLAQQLWGSAKPAGTYAAFQAIIDAVGGPSPLGQSMAAVRPPDGRMLVFAAGSSVSFRRQTAANSGFGPWTDLGGTDFSALAAAVGPGGLVSLFAVGPYGRVSVRTQTSPEAWGPWSDAPGGRDVRGVAAAADAQGVLHLFALGGDRQLYTSVRGPNGSWSAWDSSLGGSQLRSIAAASSPSGELRVFAVGGDGILYQRVLSGGSWTGWDGSLAGTDLRATTASTGAGIDVYALGGDTAAYGRFGGTNGVFQPWASYGGSDLEQLAASRNADGRPELFTLGADGVYYTKFQQTGGSWTDWLASW; encoded by the coding sequence ATGGCTCGTACGTCCCGACGCGCCGCGCTCGCACTGGTGGTCGGCCTGCTGCTCGGCATGGCCGTCGCGGCGACGCCCGCGCAGGCGGCAACCCTGCCTGCGGTCATCCCGGCCCTGCGTCAGTGGACGGCCGCCGGCGGCACCGACTTCCAGCTGACGCCGTCCAGCCGGCTGGTCGCCGACGCGGCCCTGTCGGCGACCGCCAGCACCTTCGAAAGTGATCTCGAGGCGCTGCTCGGGCGGGACGTACAACGCGCGGTGACCGCTCAGCCTGGCGACATCGTGCTCAGTCTCGACGCGAACGCGCCGGCGCAGCCCGAGGCGTACGCGCTGACCGTCGGCTCGACGCTGGTCATACGTGCGCGCGCCGATGCCGGTGTCTTCAACGGCACGCGTACGGTCCTGCAGCTCCTGCACCAACAGGCGACACTGCCGGCCGGCACCGCGACCGACTGGCCGGCGAGTCCGGAGCGCGGTTTCAGCATCGATCTGGCGCGAAAGTTCTTCACCGTGCCGTGGCTGCAGCGGCAAATCAAGGATTTGGCCTATCTGAAGCTCAACCTGCTGCACCTGCACCTGACCGACAACGAAGCCTTCCGGTTGGAAAGCACGACCGTGCCGGCCGCGGTCGCCGCCGAGCATTACACGAAACAACAGATCGCCGACCTGGTCGCGCTGGCCGGCCGCTATCACCTCACCGTGGTGCCGGAGATCGACATGCCGAGCCACCTGGCCGCGGTCATCGACAAATATCCGCAGTATGCCGTGAAACCGGCGACCCGCGGCGCGATCGACATCGGCAACCAGGCGGCCCGGGATCTGTTGGCGAACATCGTTCGCGAATATCTGCCACTGTTTCCGGGGCCGTACTGGGACATCGGCGCCGACGAGTACGTGTCGGACTATTCGGCCTATCCGTCGCTGGTCGACTGGGCTCACCAGCATTACGGAGCGAACGCGCCGGCGATCGACACCTTCTACGACTTCGTGAACTCGATGGCGGCCCTGGTGAAACCGTACGGCCGGACCCTGCGGATGTGGAACGACCAGCTGACCACGGCGGCACATCCGGAAGTGGCGCTGACACCGGGGATCGTGGTCGACTACTGGACCGGCGCGCGCGCCGACCTGCTCGGCCCGGACACCCTTGTGGCCAACGGACATCCGGTGATGAACGCCAGCTGGGCGGCGACCATCGACGGTGTCGCACACACCGTTTTGTATTACGTGCTCGGAAACGCCAAGCCGGACACCGCGATTCTCTACGAGCGCTGGAATCCGCTGATGTTCGACGGCGGACGTACGCTCAGCCAGGCCAATGCCGGCGGCCTGCGCGGCGCGCAGCTCAACGTGTGGTGCGACTCGCCGCGCGAGCAGACCGAGGACCAGGTCGCCGACGGCATCCGGCCGACTTTGCGTGTGCTGGCACAACAACTGTGGGGCTCGGCGAAACCGGCCGGCACGTACGCGGCGTTCCAGGCGATCATCGACGCGGTCGGCGGCCCGTCGCCGCTCGGCCAGTCGATGGCGGCCGTACGCCCGCCGGACGGCCGCATGCTGGTCTTCGCCGCCGGCTCGTCGGTGTCATTCCGCCGGCAGACCGCCGCCAACTCCGGCTTCGGTCCGTGGACGGACCTCGGCGGCACCGACTTCAGTGCGCTCGCCGCGGCGGTCGGTCCCGGCGGTCTGGTGTCGTTGTTCGCGGTCGGACCGTACGGCCGCGTCTCGGTGCGGACCCAGACCTCGCCGGAGGCGTGGGGGCCGTGGTCGGACGCACCAGGCGGCCGGGACGTCCGCGGCGTCGCGGCCGCCGCGGACGCGCAAGGCGTGCTGCACCTTTTCGCGCTCGGCGGTGACCGGCAGCTCTACACGAGCGTGCGGGGCCCCAACGGGTCGTGGAGTGCGTGGGACAGCTCGCTCGGCGGCTCGCAACTGCGGTCGATCGCGGCCGCGTCGAGTCCGTCCGGTGAGCTGCGCGTCTTCGCGGTCGGCGGTGACGGCATCCTCTACCAGCGCGTCCTGTCCGGCGGCTCGTGGACCGGCTGGGACGGCTCGCTGGCCGGCACCGACCTGCGCGCGACGACCGCGAGCACCGGCGCCGGCATCGACGTCTACGCGCTCGGCGGCGACACCGCCGCGTACGGCCGCTTCGGTGGCACCAACGGCGTCTTCCAGCCGTGGGCCTCCTACGGCGGCTCCGACCTCGAACAACTCGCCGCCAGCCGGAACGCCGACGGCCGCCCGGAGCTGTTCACCCTCGGCGCCGACGGCGTCTACTACACGAAGTTCCAGCAGACCGGCGGCAGCTGGACCGACTGGCTCGCCTCCTGGTAG
- a CDS encoding M48 family metallopeptidase: MTATRPHAGGSAGQDVPLADLPVEVRRSRRRRRTVSAYEDGGRVVVLLPASFSKAQEREWVDRMVARLAARRRRRPPSDDALLARAAELSRRYLDGDCPASVRWVSNQHTRWGSCTPSDRTIRLSDRLADMPAWVVDYVLLHELAHLKIPDHSARFWRLLESYPRTERARGYLEGVAAAAGLNVGGDADEQADKLF, from the coding sequence GTGACCGCCACCAGGCCGCACGCCGGCGGGTCAGCGGGGCAGGACGTGCCATTGGCCGACCTGCCGGTCGAGGTGCGCCGGAGCCGGCGCCGCCGTCGGACGGTGTCCGCGTACGAGGACGGCGGCCGGGTCGTGGTGCTGCTGCCGGCGAGCTTCAGCAAGGCGCAGGAGCGCGAGTGGGTCGACCGGATGGTGGCTCGCCTCGCCGCACGGCGCCGCCGCCGGCCGCCGAGCGACGACGCCCTGCTGGCCAGAGCCGCCGAGCTGAGCCGCCGCTACCTCGACGGCGACTGTCCGGCCAGCGTGCGGTGGGTCTCCAACCAGCACACGCGCTGGGGCTCGTGCACGCCGTCCGACCGGACGATCCGGCTGTCCGACCGGCTCGCCGACATGCCGGCCTGGGTCGTCGACTACGTGCTGTTGCACGAGCTCGCGCACCTGAAGATCCCGGACCACAGCGCGCGGTTCTGGCGGCTGCTGGAGTCCTATCCGCGTACGGAGCGAGCGCGCGGCTATCTGGAAGGTGTGGCCGCGGCGGCCGGCCTGAACGTCGGCGGCGACGCCGACGAACAGGCCGACAAGCTCTTCTGA
- a CDS encoding DUF5679 domain-containing protein: MAETYNGYCVKCKEKRDFSGEVSVSDSGRRMAKGTCPVCGTKMNRILGKA; the protein is encoded by the coding sequence GTGGCCGAGACCTACAACGGTTACTGCGTCAAGTGCAAGGAGAAGCGCGACTTCTCCGGCGAAGTCAGCGTCAGCGACTCAGGTCGTCGGATGGCCAAAGGCACCTGTCCGGTGTGTGGCACGAAGATGAACCGCATTCTGGGTAAAGCCTGA
- a CDS encoding ABC1 kinase family protein — protein sequence MTDIPRWAVTRTAKLASLPLGIAGRATLGLGRRLGGKPAEAVAAEIQRRTAEQLFSVLGQLKGGAMKFGQALSVFEAALPEEIAAPYRVALTKLQEAAPPMPAATVEKVLAEELGPRWREKFAEFDEKPAAAASIGQVHRAIWSTGQEVAVKIQYPGAGPALINDLNQLTRVARLFGAVQPGLDIKPLITELKSRVAEELDYQLEGRATRAFAKAYDGDPEIAAPKVLASTDKMLVTEWIEGKPLSAVIADGTQEERDRCGRLMATLHFSAPTRAKLLHADPHPGNFRLLADGRLGVLDFGAVARLPHGLPEPVGRLTRLALEGDAEAVMDGLRAEGFIPDSADVDAEGILAYLRPMLEPLAAEEFQFTRKWLQAEARRIGDPRSPAYALGRQLNLPPSYLLIHRVTLGSIGVLCQLNARAPYRAIVERWQPGFAAPVTEKG from the coding sequence GTGACGGACATTCCCCGCTGGGCCGTGACCCGGACGGCGAAGCTGGCGTCGCTTCCGTTGGGCATCGCGGGACGGGCGACGCTGGGCCTCGGCCGCCGGCTCGGTGGCAAACCGGCCGAAGCGGTGGCCGCGGAGATCCAGCGGCGTACGGCCGAGCAGCTGTTCTCGGTGCTGGGGCAGCTCAAGGGCGGCGCCATGAAGTTCGGCCAGGCGCTGAGCGTGTTCGAGGCGGCGCTGCCGGAGGAGATCGCCGCGCCCTACCGGGTCGCGCTGACCAAGCTGCAGGAGGCCGCGCCGCCGATGCCGGCGGCCACCGTCGAGAAGGTGCTGGCCGAGGAGCTGGGGCCGCGCTGGCGGGAGAAGTTCGCCGAGTTCGACGAGAAACCGGCCGCGGCGGCGAGCATCGGCCAGGTGCACCGCGCGATCTGGTCGACCGGCCAGGAGGTCGCGGTCAAGATCCAGTATCCGGGCGCCGGTCCGGCGCTGATCAACGACCTCAACCAGCTCACCAGGGTCGCCCGGCTGTTCGGCGCCGTACAGCCGGGCCTGGACATCAAACCGCTGATCACCGAGCTGAAGTCGCGGGTCGCCGAGGAGCTGGACTACCAGTTGGAAGGCCGCGCGACCAGGGCCTTCGCCAAGGCCTACGACGGCGATCCGGAGATCGCCGCGCCGAAGGTGCTGGCCAGCACGGACAAGATGCTGGTCACCGAGTGGATCGAGGGCAAACCGCTGTCCGCGGTGATCGCAGACGGCACGCAGGAGGAGCGCGACCGGTGCGGCCGGCTGATGGCCACGCTGCACTTCTCCGCGCCGACCCGCGCCAAGCTGCTGCACGCCGACCCGCATCCGGGCAACTTCCGGCTGCTCGCCGACGGCCGGCTCGGCGTACTGGACTTCGGTGCGGTGGCGCGGCTGCCGCACGGCCTGCCCGAGCCGGTCGGCCGGCTGACCAGGCTGGCGCTGGAAGGCGACGCCGAGGCGGTGATGGACGGCCTGCGCGCGGAGGGCTTCATCCCCGACTCGGCTGACGTCGACGCCGAAGGCATCCTGGCCTATCTGCGGCCGATGCTGGAGCCGCTGGCCGCCGAGGAGTTCCAGTTCACCAGGAAATGGCTGCAGGCGGAGGCGCGGCGGATCGGCGATCCGCGCAGTCCGGCGTACGCGCTCGGTCGCCAGCTCAACCTGCCGCCGTCGTATCTGCTGATCCACCGGGTGACGCTCGGCTCGATCGGCGTGCTCTGCCAGCTCAACGCGCGCGCTCCCTATCGCGCGATCGTCGAGCGGTGGCAGCCGGGTTTCGCCGCGCCGGTCACCGAAAAGGGCTGA
- a CDS encoding WhiB family transcriptional regulator: MSYPTLSATAAVLEPGIDDDADVPCRREDPDLWFAENPRDLERAKVFCGDCPLRTACLAGALDRREPWGVWGGEIFERGTVIARKRPRGRPRKADAARTPVVAA, from the coding sequence ATGTCTTACCCGACACTGAGCGCCACCGCCGCCGTTCTCGAGCCGGGAATCGACGACGACGCGGACGTGCCGTGTCGCCGCGAGGACCCCGACCTGTGGTTCGCCGAAAACCCGCGTGACCTGGAGCGCGCCAAGGTTTTCTGCGGCGACTGCCCGCTTCGCACCGCCTGCCTGGCCGGCGCCCTGGACCGGCGCGAGCCGTGGGGGGTGTGGGGTGGCGAGATCTTCGAGCGCGGCACCGTCATCGCCCGCAAGCGTCCACGTGGACGTCCGCGCAAGGCGGACGCCGCTCGCACACCGGTGGTTGCGGCATGA